A genomic region of Gossypium hirsutum isolate 1008001.06 chromosome D01, Gossypium_hirsutum_v2.1, whole genome shotgun sequence contains the following coding sequences:
- the LOC107922439 gene encoding uncharacterized protein: MLGTGWGFRRVRGEDRFYNPAKARRSYQKQQTDQLRRAQSDYTVSQSNVTWESEKGLGSTDPPKPVLIPVSEPVVSPLSNLERFLDSVIPSVPALYLSKRTMRGWRTYDGEFQPYFVLGDLWESFKEWSAYGAGVPLILNDCDSVVQYYVPYLSGIQIYVDSVKLSAKSRQPIQDSDSDFRDSSSDGSSDCEPERGSNVLRETRNHYMASEMSLRMDRLSMGDQQILQEDLSSDEGELVNSSCLIFEYFERDPPYSREPLADKIADLAFQFPELKTLKSCDLLSSSWISVSWYPIYRIPTGPTLKDLDACFLTYHCLHTPIGGGESAQAPFITCPNDMDDVPKMSLPVFGLASYKFKGSLWTPNGTTDCHLANSLFQAADNWLRLLHVNQPDFTFFCRR; the protein is encoded by the exons ATGTTGGGGACAGGATGGGGTTTTAGGAGAGTTCGTGGAGAAGATAGGTTTTACAATCCGGCCAAGGCGAGAAGGTCGTACCAGAAACAGCAAACCGATCAACTACGGAGGGCTCAAAGCGATTATACGGTCAGTCAATCGAATGTGACCTGGGAGTCAGAGAAGGGGCTTGGTTCAACTGACCCTCCTAAGCCAGTTTTGATTCCCGTTTCAGAACCGGTTGTCTCTCCATTGAGTAATTTAGAGCGGTTTTTGGACTCGGTCATTCCTTCCGTCCCCGCACTTTACCTCTCTAAG AGGACGATGAGAGGGTGGCGGACGTATGACGGAGAATTTCAGCCATATTTTGTGTTGGGCGATTTATGGGAGTCATTCAAAGAATGGAGTGCTTATGGAGCAGGAGTCCCACTGATTTTGAATGACTGTGATTCTGTTGTTCAGTATTATGTACCTTATTTGTCCGGTATTCAAATATACGTGGATTCCGTGAAATTGTCTGCCAAGTCCAG GCAACCAATTCAGGATAGTGATAGCGACTTTAGGGACTCGAGCAGTGATGGTAGTAGTGATTGTGAACCTGAAAGAGGATCAAATGTTTTGAGGGAAACAAGAAATCACTACATGGCAAGTGAGATGTCTCTTAGGATGGATAGACTATCCATGGGAGATCAGCAGATACTTCAAGAAGACTTGTCTAGTGATGAGGGTGAACTTGTCAATTCAAGTTGTttgatttttgagtattttgaaCGGGACCCTCCTTATAGCCGAGAACCTTTAGCTGACAAG ATTGCAGATCTGGCCTTCCAGTTCCCTGAATTGAAGACACTAAAAAGCTGTGATTTGCTATCTTCCAGCTGGATTTCTGTTTCATG GTATCCAATTTACAGAATACCTACTGGACCTACATTAAAAGATTTAGATGCTTGCTTTCTGACTTACCATTGTCTTCATACACCCATAGGAG GTGGAGAAAGTGCTCAGGCACCTTTTATTACTTGTCCCAATGACATGGATGATGTTCCAAAGATGTCATTGCCTGTCTTTGGTCTTGCGTCATACAAGTTCAAGGGCTCCTTGTGGACACCTAATGGAACAACTGATTGTCACTTGGCAAACAGCCTCTTTCAGGCTGCTGACAATTGGTTGAGACTTCTTCATGTTAATCAACCAGATTTCACATTTTTCTGCCGCAGGTGA